One genomic segment of Dehalogenimonas alkenigignens includes these proteins:
- a CDS encoding DNA polymerase III subunit beta produces the protein MLLDLTIGRKGFLTYLKSLGGSNIVKIVPSNGDASVSRVAEKCLKVVCGSSTSYLEHMAWVGEKTPLTLCDIRVSPSNSVSPNLGATELSDALSRVLPFTSDETTRPILQCVLFRVKDGKLSLVAADGYRLAVLRLPFDGDEGQVLVSRDELKGVTGALKRARRVRLSLDKNGDKDPMSLVLDTELIRYTWRGCGGSFPDYEKLIPAETNIRASFDTNEAIKAVSSLKVVANVKAYALDLTIGDGKLVVSNTDDKGTAEIPADTTGEPIKVRLDGGYLAEALRASGGMVELRVKDARSPMLFTAPDYELVVMPMLLPEAKKPADTSKTAEPAKAETPPPAEPAEPKVETVEAVTPEPTAEPAPAEEVAQAVAEAEAITKPPTGSGAKAKKHTKAKEPVAVA, from the coding sequence ATGCTTCTTGACCTCACTATCGGGCGGAAAGGCTTTCTCACCTACCTTAAGTCTTTAGGCGGGAGTAACATCGTCAAGATTGTCCCGTCTAACGGCGATGCCAGCGTATCGCGGGTCGCCGAAAAATGCCTCAAGGTGGTCTGCGGAAGTAGCACCAGCTACCTCGAACACATGGCCTGGGTCGGCGAAAAGACACCCCTTACCCTATGCGACATCAGGGTAAGCCCCTCGAACTCGGTCAGCCCCAACCTCGGCGCGACGGAGCTATCGGATGCCCTGTCAAGGGTACTGCCCTTCACCTCGGATGAGACGACACGCCCCATTCTCCAGTGCGTTCTCTTTCGGGTGAAAGACGGCAAGCTGTCCTTAGTGGCCGCCGACGGCTATCGCCTCGCCGTCCTTCGACTCCCCTTCGACGGGGATGAGGGACAGGTGCTTGTTAGCCGCGATGAGCTTAAGGGCGTCACCGGAGCGTTGAAACGGGCGAGACGGGTCAGGCTGTCGCTTGACAAGAACGGCGACAAAGACCCGATGAGCTTAGTCCTTGACACGGAGCTAATCCGCTACACGTGGCGGGGATGCGGCGGGAGTTTCCCGGACTATGAGAAGCTCATTCCCGCCGAAACCAACATCCGCGCCAGCTTCGACACCAACGAAGCGATAAAGGCGGTTAGCTCGCTCAAGGTCGTCGCCAACGTCAAAGCCTACGCCTTAGACCTTACCATCGGGGACGGCAAACTGGTCGTCTCAAACACCGATGACAAGGGGACGGCGGAGATACCTGCCGACACCACGGGCGAGCCGATCAAGGTAAGGCTTGACGGCGGATACCTCGCCGAAGCTCTAAGAGCTTCTGGCGGGATGGTCGAGCTAAGGGTCAAGGACGCAAGGTCGCCGATGCTCTTCACCGCGCCGGACTATGAGCTGGTGGTCATGCCGATGCTCCTGCCGGAAGCCAAGAAGCCGGCGGACACGTCCAAGACCGCTGAACCCGCGAAGGCCGAAACACCGCCGCCCGCCGAACCCGCCGAGCCGAAGGTCGAGACAGTCGAGGCCGTTACGCCGGAGCCGACAGCCGAGCCAGCACCCGCCGAGGAAGTCGCCCAAGCCGTCGCCGAGGCCGAGGCCATCACGAAACCCCCGACTGGATCGGGGGCGAAGGCCAAGAAGCACACGAAGGCGAAAGAACCAGTCGCCGTAGCCTGA
- a CDS encoding SDR family oxidoreductase, with the protein MARLIGKVALITGAGSGIGRATAQLFAKEGARVMVADISGTGGQETVDMIRTSGGEAAFVKVDVSKAVDVEKAVKSVVDKYGRLDILYNNAGIEGALAPTHDSTEENWDRVIDINLKGVYLGMKYGITQMLKQGGGIIVSTASVAGLVGFTNMPAYCASKGGVVQLTKTAALEYAKQNIRVNCVCPGVIATPMIDRFTGGSAEARQSFVALEPCGRLGNPEEIAQAVLFLASDEACFITGVAFPVDGGFIAQ; encoded by the coding sequence ATGGCTAGGTTAATTGGCAAGGTAGCCCTAATAACTGGTGCTGGATCGGGAATTGGTCGTGCAACTGCCCAGCTGTTCGCCAAAGAAGGAGCCAGGGTGATGGTGGCTGATATTTCCGGGACAGGCGGACAGGAAACGGTTGACATGATAAGAACCTCAGGCGGTGAAGCCGCGTTCGTCAAAGTGGATGTGTCGAAAGCGGTTGACGTCGAAAAGGCGGTCAAAAGTGTGGTCGACAAATACGGGCGGCTTGACATTCTATACAACAATGCCGGTATTGAAGGTGCCTTGGCTCCGACCCACGATTCGACTGAAGAAAACTGGGATAGGGTGATCGACATCAATCTGAAAGGTGTCTACCTGGGTATGAAATATGGTATAACCCAGATGCTCAAACAAGGAGGCGGTATCATAGTCAGCACGGCATCGGTCGCTGGTCTCGTCGGTTTTACTAACATGCCCGCTTACTGTGCCAGCAAGGGAGGTGTCGTTCAGCTGACTAAGACAGCGGCCCTGGAATACGCCAAGCAAAACATCAGAGTAAACTGCGTCTGCCCCGGTGTTATTGCTACCCCGATGATCGACCGATTTACCGGCGGCAGCGCAGAGGCTAGGCAGTCATTTGTGGCTCTTGAACCGTGTGGCCGCTTGGGGAATCCCGAGGAGATTGCTCAGGCGGTGCTATTTTTAGCATCGGACGAGGCCTGCTTTATCACCGGCGTCGCTTTCCCCGTGGATGGTGGCTTTATCGCCCAATAA
- a CDS encoding AbrB/MazE/SpoVT family DNA-binding domain-containing protein, with translation MAKTNFDDVWKPKFYGSTTIGERGQMVIPAEARKDFTLIPSSKLLVFGSPGGLMIVKAEHITGFLTRAAEMLRAMDLGHLQPSTQSDTTSED, from the coding sequence ATGGCTAAGACGAATTTTGATGACGTTTGGAAGCCCAAATTTTATGGCTCAACCACCATTGGCGAGCGGGGGCAAATGGTCATTCCAGCGGAAGCGCGAAAAGATTTTACTCTTATCCCTTCTTCGAAGCTGCTTGTTTTCGGTAGCCCCGGTGGACTGATGATCGTAAAAGCCGAGCATATCACTGGATTTTTGACTCGAGCGGCTGAGATGTTGAGGGCTATGGACCTGGGGCATTTACAGCCTTCAACTCAATCTGATACTACCAGCGAGGATTAA
- a CDS encoding efflux RND transporter permease subunit: MNTLFRHLGRFIENRRILIIGIGVLFLVGSLYGATRLTFATGIETMVSTDSQVYQDYLEFNEHFGAETIIVLARAERLSDLTSLQNITALDTIEQQLSSESGVLSVIGPGFALRQAMAQITGAAILPPDQMTLDSILFDNGVLRPDLKNLFPSDGLSIVIITLKGDVAAEQIDAVVASVQSAIERASFVGVEGSVTGTSVIFSEMETLLSKSMGIMVGISILLMLLILAVVFSVRGFFAWRWLPLGAVIIGSIYVFGMMGWLSVPVTMVSMAILPILIGLGVDYAVQFHNRYDEEARRGETVAEAIIDSVTHIGPAIAIAIVAAALGFIALFISPVPMIQQFGLMLVLGIIACYLVSLFILLPVLYMHDRRKNSKTTAKLGKNTTQTGLVERGLEKLAPWVIRNPLLIIIVAGVFAVVGVILDNRIPTETDEFKYISQDLPIMKDFNELSQISGGSAAFNILVKGSNVISPETLKWMLEIEGQILDQSTVPVVSASGIADTVAQIGQGQIPPTQAAVDQALDYIPSLLKANLLTPDNALANITVRTGPEVSIAKLQELKTLIEGYVASPPVGVTAVVTGQGILGIEILNSLTTGRTEMTLLGVGLVFIGLFLLFRFNLPRALIATLPIAMIIGWSNIVMFLGSIKYTALTATLGSLIIGIGVEFTILMMMRYNEERNKGEDPKTAMTTAMTKIGRAVITSGLTVIGGFGALLFARDFPIVTDFGAVTMINVGFALVSSLVVLPTVIVAVDTRKERKLSKLGGSG; encoded by the coding sequence GTGAACACTCTTTTTAGACATCTTGGCCGGTTTATTGAAAATAGACGTATTCTGATAATAGGCATCGGGGTCCTGTTTCTTGTCGGTTCGCTGTATGGCGCAACCCGTTTAACATTTGCAACCGGTATAGAAACCATGGTCAGCACCGATTCTCAGGTATATCAGGATTACCTGGAATTTAACGAACATTTCGGCGCGGAAACGATAATAGTACTCGCCCGGGCTGAGCGTCTGTCTGACTTGACATCCCTGCAAAATATCACAGCGCTAGATACCATTGAACAGCAACTGAGCAGCGAATCCGGCGTCCTTTCTGTTATCGGACCAGGATTTGCTTTAAGACAAGCTATGGCTCAAATAACGGGTGCAGCCATTTTGCCTCCGGATCAGATGACTTTAGATTCAATCCTGTTTGATAACGGCGTATTACGGCCGGATTTGAAGAACCTCTTCCCAAGTGATGGGCTTAGTATCGTGATAATCACTTTGAAGGGCGATGTTGCTGCCGAACAAATCGATGCCGTGGTAGCCTCGGTACAGTCGGCGATAGAGCGGGCCTCATTTGTTGGGGTTGAAGGGTCGGTCACCGGCACTTCGGTGATATTTTCCGAGATGGAGACTTTGCTTAGTAAAAGCATGGGCATTATGGTCGGGATATCGATACTGTTGATGCTTCTAATTCTGGCTGTAGTCTTTTCGGTTCGTGGTTTTTTTGCCTGGCGCTGGCTGCCGCTCGGTGCCGTGATAATCGGAAGCATCTACGTCTTTGGCATGATGGGCTGGCTGTCGGTGCCGGTCACGATGGTCAGTATGGCTATTTTGCCAATACTAATAGGTTTAGGTGTCGACTACGCGGTACAATTCCATAACCGCTACGATGAAGAGGCGAGACGGGGAGAAACTGTCGCAGAGGCCATCATCGATTCTGTTACCCATATCGGGCCGGCAATCGCCATAGCGATAGTAGCCGCCGCCTTAGGCTTTATTGCTCTGTTTATTTCACCCGTACCCATGATCCAGCAGTTCGGCTTGATGCTCGTGCTAGGAATTATAGCTTGTTATCTTGTTTCATTATTTATTTTATTGCCGGTTCTTTACATGCATGACCGGCGCAAAAACTCCAAAACGACTGCGAAACTAGGCAAAAACACAACCCAGACCGGCCTAGTTGAGCGCGGCCTGGAGAAACTTGCGCCGTGGGTCATCCGTAATCCGCTGCTTATTATTATCGTTGCTGGGGTTTTTGCGGTAGTCGGTGTAATTCTAGATAACCGCATACCAACCGAAACTGACGAGTTCAAATACATCTCGCAAGACCTGCCGATAATGAAGGATTTCAATGAACTGTCCCAAATATCCGGCGGATCAGCAGCATTTAACATATTGGTCAAAGGGAGCAATGTCATAAGCCCGGAAACACTCAAGTGGATGTTGGAAATTGAGGGTCAAATTTTAGACCAGTCAACCGTCCCGGTAGTCAGCGCCAGTGGTATTGCTGATACCGTCGCTCAGATAGGACAAGGTCAGATCCCGCCTACTCAGGCTGCCGTAGATCAGGCCCTGGACTACATACCCTCTTTACTAAAGGCGAACCTACTAACTCCGGACAACGCATTGGCAAATATCACCGTGCGCACCGGACCTGAGGTTAGCATCGCAAAACTACAGGAATTGAAAACTCTTATTGAGGGGTATGTTGCTTCACCGCCCGTTGGAGTAACTGCCGTAGTTACTGGTCAAGGGATTCTAGGTATTGAGATCTTGAATTCACTCACGACCGGGCGTACCGAAATGACCTTATTGGGAGTGGGGCTGGTGTTTATTGGCCTCTTCCTGCTTTTCAGATTCAACCTTCCGCGCGCCCTCATCGCCACTTTGCCAATCGCCATGATTATCGGTTGGTCAAACATTGTGATGTTCCTCGGAAGCATTAAATACACCGCCCTCACCGCCACGCTAGGCTCCCTAATCATCGGTATTGGTGTTGAATTCACCATCTTAATGATGATGCGCTACAACGAGGAAAGGAACAAGGGTGAAGATCCAAAAACTGCGATGACTACTGCCATGACCAAGATTGGTAGAGCGGTTATTACGTCCGGTCTCACGGTCATCGGCGGGTTTGGCGCTTTGCTCTTCGCACGTGATTTCCCCATTGTGACCGACTTCGGAGCGGTGACGATGATCAACGTGGGTTTTGCCCTGGTGTCCAGCCTTGTTGTACTGCCGACCGTGATCGTTGCCGTAGACACAAGAAAAGAACGGAAACTTTCCAAATTGGGAGGATCTGGTTGA
- a CDS encoding universal stress protein, whose translation MFKTVIVPLDGSPVSEQVLPKVVELAKCFSDAKFILLQVIQPLSSSVTGTLALSTVGEIMTLTHGEASDYLRDIAARILPDKNVRTIVEEGEPAVMILQTAREMKADLIAMASHGRSGIARLALGSVTDRVISHAEIPVLVIKAV comes from the coding sequence ATGTTTAAGACGGTTATCGTTCCTCTGGACGGATCACCGGTTTCTGAACAAGTGTTACCAAAGGTTGTAGAGTTGGCTAAATGTTTTTCTGATGCCAAATTTATTCTTTTACAGGTGATCCAACCCCTTAGTTCAAGTGTTACCGGCACCCTTGCCTTGTCAACGGTAGGCGAAATAATGACGCTAACACATGGAGAGGCAAGCGATTACCTCAGGGATATCGCCGCGAGAATCTTACCGGATAAAAATGTACGCACGATAGTCGAAGAGGGAGAACCCGCGGTAATGATCCTCCAGACAGCTAGAGAAATGAAAGCTGATTTAATTGCGATGGCAAGCCACGGGCGAAGTGGAATTGCAAGACTAGCCTTAGGGAGTGTCACAGACCGGGTAATCAGCCACGCTGAGATACCGGTGCTCGTTATTAAAGCAGTTTAA
- a CDS encoding helix-turn-helix domain-containing protein: protein MQLTFRQQTFIKKLLDVYREMQEPIHYSVIAKRLGISASTAYDMLRLLEKKGLVTSRYDTPKESGGPGRSNIRFVPTADAAELFSYLTGDLHEGDNWNDVKVHILDNLSRGKAAECENTLNELLTAVSGKRSPLVQCAEVMAALFLKLKETRHELVERYLIDNLLEAPASKHRMSILPGIVLGLAHTDQKTHRLMRKYQEIAEKYEASLQILCRDSVIKLHHFIRDAWHVIKIPVN from the coding sequence ATGCAGCTTACTTTTCGGCAACAAACCTTTATTAAAAAGTTACTCGATGTTTATCGAGAGATGCAAGAACCTATACACTATAGTGTGATTGCTAAAAGGTTGGGAATAAGCGCCTCAACTGCTTACGACATGTTAAGACTTCTGGAGAAGAAGGGGCTGGTAACCTCGAGATATGATACACCAAAAGAAAGCGGTGGCCCTGGGCGCTCAAACATACGCTTCGTTCCTACCGCCGATGCCGCTGAGTTGTTCTCATATTTAACAGGCGATCTCCATGAAGGGGATAACTGGAATGACGTGAAAGTACATATTTTAGACAATTTGAGCCGCGGCAAGGCTGCCGAATGTGAAAACACTCTAAACGAGTTGCTAACTGCCGTCTCAGGAAAGCGCTCACCGCTTGTTCAATGCGCCGAAGTCATGGCGGCGCTGTTTCTGAAGCTCAAAGAAACCAGGCATGAATTGGTCGAACGTTACTTGATTGATAATTTACTGGAGGCGCCAGCCAGTAAACACCGCATGAGTATCCTCCCTGGCATAGTTCTAGGATTAGCCCATACCGACCAAAAGACCCACAGGTTAATGCGTAAATATCAGGAGATCGCCGAGAAGTATGAGGCATCTCTACAGATTCTTTGCAGGGACAGTGTTATTAAACTTCATCATTTTATCAGGGACGCGTGGCATGTAATAAAAATACCCGTAAATTAA
- a CDS encoding DegV family protein, protein MTIRIVTDNTADIPPHLVDELGITVVPSYVIFGSASYRGGVDLTTEEFYKRLQGPVLPTTSQPTPQDFVAAYSWLAKSADGILSIHISSKLSGTLNSAEQAKKSGNFECPIEIIDSKNLTMALGLMVIAAAKMANAGKELSEIATAVRNMVVNTRLLILFDTLEYLYKGGRIGKAKSLMGSILNVKPLLTVKEGEFVPVTQVHSRTKGKEKLFEFVQNTPDVEEVAVVYATLPEEANDLAARIAAGHKIGVTNSRIGPVLGVHSGPGALAVALRTSG, encoded by the coding sequence ATGACGATTCGCATCGTGACTGATAACACCGCAGACATTCCTCCCCATCTGGTGGACGAACTTGGTATCACCGTGGTGCCGTCGTATGTGATTTTCGGCAGTGCGTCCTACCGCGGCGGTGTTGATTTGACCACTGAAGAGTTCTATAAGAGACTACAAGGCCCAGTTTTACCCACCACCTCTCAGCCAACTCCACAGGATTTCGTAGCTGCCTACAGCTGGCTTGCCAAGAGCGCGGATGGCATTTTGTCCATACACATATCTTCAAAGTTAAGCGGTACCCTGAATTCTGCCGAACAAGCCAAAAAGTCCGGGAATTTTGAATGTCCCATCGAGATTATCGATAGCAAGAACCTGACGATGGCTCTAGGCTTGATGGTGATTGCCGCAGCCAAGATGGCCAATGCTGGCAAAGAGCTATCTGAAATCGCCACTGCCGTCCGTAATATGGTGGTTAACACGAGACTACTAATTTTATTCGACACCCTAGAATACCTGTACAAGGGAGGGCGCATCGGTAAAGCGAAATCCTTAATGGGCTCGATATTAAATGTCAAACCACTACTAACCGTCAAGGAAGGCGAGTTCGTGCCTGTAACCCAGGTTCACAGCCGCACCAAGGGTAAAGAGAAGCTGTTTGAATTCGTCCAGAATACGCCGGATGTAGAGGAAGTAGCCGTTGTGTACGCTACTCTTCCAGAGGAAGCTAACGATCTTGCAGCCCGTATTGCGGCTGGCCATAAAATAGGCGTCACCAATAGCCGCATAGGCCCAGTACTCGGCGTGCACAGCGGCCCAGGGGCGCTGGCTGTTGCCCTAAGAACGAGTGGTTGA
- a CDS encoding patatin-like phospholipase family protein: protein MHKKVGLALSSGAARGLAHIGVLAGLKDHDIHIDMITGTSMGAFIAAMYARGEEVEGIKRVVSDLGQKRLSLLFDPVLPRSSLIRGRKMAEEVRSAIGDIRFSELNIPFACSATDLAQGRTVVIDEGPVWEAVMASISIPILLPPVRLKRHLLVDGGITNPIPVATLKDMGADVVIAVDTVSRENALGDMIFDGNSKPPNIFNIAFQTINLVGCQALKNSVVDADIVIKPRVNQIGWIDFKSIDDCIAEGRLALEKSIDRING from the coding sequence ATGCATAAGAAGGTTGGTTTAGCCCTAAGTAGCGGCGCTGCTAGGGGTTTGGCTCATATCGGAGTTCTCGCAGGACTCAAAGACCACGACATCCACATCGATATGATTACGGGTACCAGCATGGGAGCGTTTATTGCTGCCATGTATGCTCGTGGAGAAGAGGTCGAAGGAATAAAACGTGTTGTAAGTGACTTGGGCCAGAAAAGGCTCTCGCTGCTCTTTGACCCCGTATTGCCACGGTCGAGTTTAATCCGTGGCCGAAAAATGGCTGAGGAGGTAAGATCTGCCATTGGCGATATTCGTTTCTCTGAATTAAATATACCCTTTGCGTGCTCGGCCACAGACTTGGCTCAAGGAAGAACCGTAGTGATTGACGAAGGGCCAGTTTGGGAAGCCGTCATGGCCAGCATTTCTATCCCGATCCTGTTACCACCAGTCCGCCTGAAACGGCACTTATTAGTGGACGGAGGAATTACCAATCCGATCCCCGTCGCCACCTTGAAAGACATGGGCGCTGATGTGGTGATCGCGGTTGATACCGTTTCTAGGGAAAATGCGCTTGGGGATATGATCTTTGATGGAAATTCTAAACCGCCTAATATCTTCAATATTGCCTTTCAAACAATTAACCTTGTGGGTTGTCAGGCGTTAAAAAACAGCGTTGTCGATGCAGATATTGTAATTAAACCTCGAGTCAATCAGATTGGATGGATTGACTTTAAAAGCATCGATGACTGCATTGCAGAGGGCAGATTGGCGTTGGAAAAATCAATAGACCGAATTAATGGTTAA
- a CDS encoding tyrosine-type recombinase/integrase: protein MGESTIYFVSRNRTEPSEKQLSTKSYLEPQDIGCLTSAAGNLRDKLLATTLFHLGCRVSEALGVTADDIDLNNRTVNIKHLKSRIKLNVLNAVQLSVWQRSSARNVGTRSRQRSKS from the coding sequence TTGGGCGAATCCACTATTTACTTTGTATCCCGAAATCGGACCGAACCATCTGAAAAACAATTGAGCACAAAAAGTTATCTCGAACCGCAAGACATCGGCTGCTTAACTAGCGCCGCTGGCAATTTACGCGACAAGCTGCTGGCCACCACATTGTTCCATCTTGGCTGCCGGGTTTCGGAAGCGCTGGGTGTCACTGCCGATGACATTGACCTAAACAACAGAACTGTCAACATCAAGCACTTGAAATCCCGCATCAAGCTAAATGTCCTAAATGCGGTACAGCTCTCTGTCTGGCAACGGTCTTCTGCCCGAAATGTGGGGACAAGGTCGAGACAGCGGTCAAAGAGCTGA
- a CDS encoding ArdC-like ssDNA-binding domain-containing protein: protein MSGQVKITIKDREWIAAVAAAPWELNQGLGGSPGLAVGTGMFFDLGSSRAIEVTTAPMLFPLDIVFLSEDFTITEFYRDVSPGYLVSSTSPARFFIEVNAGELAGIEVGDEASVSWLPLQELPPAAPDWSSTIALLGGSLAAGIFLIGLSRHLTNSVIGSSGSVPQSAARHFDAKCEIVTPRSYDLMSWVGAPVPDYSFSIEPEAKERRIDEVLKKLKDGVDGIQSSSHFRNFLLTMSKFHDYSIGNLILIASQNPNASRVAGFNTWKDLGRWVKKGEKGIAILAPCLPPKSSLKAEHVDEPKGKKDDEEEEKQEFLRPIYFKVVYVFDLSQTEGKPLPEFEVPVLTGEANEELFGDITHLVRSEGVHVGFDSKPYQDPAIKGFFSGKEIWVRPEESRAQQLKTLIHEVAHYYSEGVFHIPRRDAETIAESVAFTVGAHFGFDTGTRSFPYVALWAQDKKVLERNLASIRQVTTRIIEGLESLPKKPAGVC, encoded by the coding sequence GTGAGCGGCCAGGTAAAGATAACCATCAAAGACAGGGAGTGGATCGCCGCTGTGGCGGCCGCCCCCTGGGAATTGAACCAGGGACTAGGCGGATCACCCGGGCTTGCGGTTGGGACCGGAATGTTTTTTGACCTGGGGTCTTCCCGGGCTATCGAAGTTACGACGGCGCCGATGCTGTTCCCGCTGGACATCGTCTTTCTCTCCGAGGACTTCACCATAACAGAGTTCTATCGTGATGTCTCGCCAGGCTACCTGGTCAGTTCGACTTCGCCAGCCCGATTCTTCATCGAGGTGAATGCCGGCGAGTTAGCGGGAATCGAGGTTGGCGACGAGGCCTCAGTGAGCTGGCTTCCGCTCCAGGAATTGCCGCCGGCAGCGCCGGATTGGTCAAGCACGATTGCTTTACTTGGCGGGTCCTTGGCGGCCGGGATATTTCTGATTGGCTTGTCCCGCCATCTCACTAATTCAGTTATCGGCTCATCCGGTTCTGTCCCGCAGTCTGCGGCTAGGCACTTTGATGCCAAATGCGAGATCGTCACCCCTCGAAGTTACGACTTGATGAGCTGGGTCGGCGCTCCGGTGCCGGATTACAGCTTTTCCATCGAGCCCGAGGCTAAAGAGCGCCGCATCGATGAGGTCCTGAAAAAGCTCAAGGACGGCGTCGACGGCATCCAGTCCAGCAGCCATTTCCGAAACTTCCTTCTCACGATGTCGAAATTCCACGACTATTCTATCGGCAATCTCATTCTCATTGCGTCACAGAACCCGAACGCCAGCCGGGTGGCTGGCTTTAACACCTGGAAGGACCTCGGCCGCTGGGTCAAGAAGGGCGAGAAGGGCATTGCCATCCTCGCGCCATGCCTGCCGCCGAAATCGTCTTTGAAAGCCGAGCATGTTGACGAACCCAAGGGCAAGAAAGATGACGAGGAAGAGGAGAAACAGGAATTTCTGCGGCCGATCTACTTCAAGGTGGTCTATGTCTTCGACCTCAGTCAGACCGAGGGCAAACCGCTGCCCGAATTCGAGGTGCCGGTGCTCACCGGCGAAGCCAATGAGGAACTTTTCGGTGACATTACGCACCTCGTCCGCAGTGAAGGCGTGCATGTCGGGTTTGACTCTAAGCCGTACCAGGATCCGGCCATCAAGGGCTTTTTCTCCGGCAAGGAAATCTGGGTCAGGCCCGAGGAATCGCGAGCCCAGCAGTTGAAGACGTTGATCCACGAGGTGGCTCACTACTATTCAGAAGGGGTCTTCCACATCCCGCGGCGTGATGCCGAAACCATCGCCGAAAGCGTTGCCTTCACCGTCGGCGCCCACTTCGGCTTCGACACCGGAACCAGGTCTTTCCCTTATGTCGCCCTCTGGGCGCAGGACAAGAAGGTCCTTGAGCGAAATCTGGCCTCGATCCGCCAGGTGACCACCAGAATCATCGAAGGGCTGGAGTCTCTCCCTAAAAAGCCGGCAGGAGTGTGCTAA
- a CDS encoding tyrosine-type recombinase/integrase, with protein sequence MGKAYLEPDDVAKLEDAAQYLRDRLLIRLLFHLGCRVSEALALRLKDIDIRRGTATIEHLKSRILLSCPGCSARLGKGHRFCPGCGQHVEKAVAQEKEHHRYRTIPVDEMTMSLLKEYIGRGGAVERNGETHLFDLRRNRAWQIVKECAERARLPRLVNAESGKTHNVSPHRLRDAFAVHAVKANDSGDGLRLLQEHLGHRSIVTTMKYRKVSGEEQKEWYQRLWS encoded by the coding sequence GTGGGCAAGGCTTACCTGGAACCAGACGACGTGGCCAAGCTCGAAGACGCAGCGCAGTACCTCCGGGACCGGCTGCTCATCCGGCTCTTGTTTCACCTCGGCTGCCGCGTCTCCGAGGCCCTCGCCCTCCGGCTCAAGGATATCGACATCAGACGCGGCACGGCGACCATCGAGCACCTGAAGTCTCGGATCCTGTTGTCCTGCCCCGGCTGCAGCGCGCGCCTGGGCAAAGGCCATAGATTTTGTCCGGGGTGCGGGCAACATGTCGAGAAGGCGGTCGCCCAAGAGAAAGAGCATCACCGTTACCGGACGATTCCGGTGGACGAAATGACAATGTCTTTGCTCAAAGAATACATCGGCCGTGGCGGCGCTGTAGAGAGGAACGGTGAAACGCACCTTTTCGACCTGCGGCGTAACCGCGCCTGGCAGATCGTGAAAGAGTGCGCCGAGCGCGCCCGTCTCCCCCGACTGGTGAACGCCGAGAGCGGGAAGACCCACAACGTCTCTCCCCACCGGCTGCGGGATGCCTTCGCCGTTCACGCGGTCAAGGCGAACGATTCGGGCGACGGTCTCCGGCTGCTGCAGGAGCACCTGGGGCATCGGAGCATCGTCACCACCATGAAGTACCGGAAGGTGTCGGGCGAGGAACAGAAAGAATGGTATCAGAGGCTCTGGAGTTAG